In Pedobacter africanus, a single window of DNA contains:
- a CDS encoding sensor histidine kinase, translating to MNTAQVEAVFQSKLFKYSIRIFVLLIFSIIFKSFDLTFPKNSSPYFFRAQAFSLMFVLVGLVVWEGAVRLSKYVERYVFNKNLSYKLLFLCFSLIVYGLLSSFLFGFSYSVFDILLYKKYEAWTSFSSLSYDLYFGAFMFYLLILAYSGIVFYYKNWKESQLNAERLMRENIQAKYDVLKSQIDPHFFFNSLSVLTNLVYKSADLSAEYITQLAKSYRYILDKKFENLVSIRTELEFLESYSFLIRIRHQSSIVFNIDIEEKTMHTGMVPPATLQMLVENAVKHNRFSANDPLHINIRDEGDSLIVSNDLRKRSGLHNSIGVGLDNISKRYELTSDKRIEITETNDEFIVKVPIINTYEDYHIRG from the coding sequence ATGAATACAGCACAAGTGGAGGCGGTTTTTCAAAGTAAACTGTTTAAATACAGCATCAGGATATTTGTGCTGTTGATATTCAGTATTATTTTTAAATCCTTTGACCTTACCTTCCCGAAAAATTCCAGTCCCTATTTTTTCAGGGCGCAAGCTTTTAGTCTGATGTTTGTGTTGGTTGGTCTGGTGGTATGGGAAGGTGCGGTAAGGTTATCCAAATATGTAGAGCGGTATGTTTTTAATAAAAATCTATCTTACAAGCTGTTATTCCTTTGTTTTAGCCTGATTGTTTACGGTCTGTTGTCCAGCTTCCTGTTTGGTTTTTCTTATTCGGTATTTGATATCCTGCTGTACAAGAAGTACGAAGCCTGGACCAGCTTTTCTTCTTTGAGTTACGACCTGTATTTCGGTGCGTTTATGTTCTATCTGCTGATCCTGGCTTATAGTGGTATTGTCTTTTATTATAAGAACTGGAAAGAAAGCCAGCTAAACGCTGAGCGGCTGATGCGGGAAAACATACAGGCAAAGTACGACGTTCTGAAAAGTCAGATAGACCCGCATTTCTTCTTTAATTCATTAAGTGTATTGACCAATCTGGTATATAAGAGTGCAGACCTGTCAGCAGAGTACATTACCCAACTTGCAAAAAGTTACCGCTATATCCTGGATAAGAAGTTTGAAAACCTGGTCTCGATACGCACGGAACTGGAATTTCTGGAGTCTTATTCTTTCCTGATCCGGATCAGACATCAAAGCAGTATTGTCTTTAATATTGATATTGAAGAAAAAACAATGCATACCGGTATGGTGCCGCCCGCAACCCTGCAGATGCTGGTTGAAAATGCGGTAAAACACAATCGTTTTTCGGCCAATGACCCCCTGCACATCAACATCAGGGATGAAGGGGATTCGCTGATTGTGTCCAATGACCTTAGAAAACGTTCCGGCCTGCATAACTCGATTGGTGTTGGGCTGGACAACATTAGTAAAAGATATGAACTGACCAGCGACAAAAGGATCGAGATCACAGAGACCAATGATGAATTTATTGTTAAAGTCCCTATAATTAATACCTATGAAGATTATCATATTCGAGGATGA
- a CDS encoding LytR/AlgR family response regulator transcription factor, with protein sequence MKIIIFEDEKHNAERLVQLLQKCLEAVEVLAIIESVEEGLRWLSNNENAAELIFMDIQLSDGNCFELFEKMEIQTPIVFTTAYDSFALQAFKVYSVDYLMKPIDVKDLQRAIEKYEYFKVPANPALNISKIAEEFFKREHTRFIGKINNQLVYVKARDIAYVYFLDGLTWAITLTDQKIPLDYSLDQIEKMLDRSLFFRINRKLIVHIDAIRKITTYYNSRFIVQLFPAIDTEAIISRERVGSFKAWLEGRGTV encoded by the coding sequence ATGAAGATTATCATATTCGAGGATGAGAAGCACAATGCGGAGCGGTTGGTACAGCTGCTGCAGAAATGCCTGGAGGCGGTTGAAGTTTTAGCCATTATCGAATCTGTAGAAGAGGGATTACGGTGGTTAAGCAATAATGAAAATGCCGCAGAACTTATTTTTATGGACATTCAACTGTCGGACGGCAATTGCTTTGAGCTATTTGAAAAAATGGAAATTCAAACTCCGATTGTATTTACCACTGCTTATGATAGTTTTGCATTGCAGGCCTTTAAGGTGTATAGTGTAGATTACCTGATGAAACCTATCGATGTCAAAGATCTGCAGCGGGCTATAGAAAAATACGAGTACTTTAAGGTTCCGGCTAATCCGGCATTGAACATTTCCAAGATCGCGGAAGAATTTTTTAAAAGGGAGCATACGCGCTTTATTGGTAAGATAAACAATCAGCTGGTGTATGTTAAGGCCAGGGACATTGCTTATGTTTATTTTCTGGATGGGCTTACCTGGGCCATTACCTTGACAGATCAAAAGATTCCGCTGGATTATTCACTGGACCAGATTGAAAAGATGCTGGACCGAAGTTTGTTTTTCAGGATCAACCGCAAACTGATTGTGCATATTGATGCCATCAGGAAAATTACGACCTATTACAACAGCAGGTTTATTGTGCAATTGTTTCCGGCAATAGATACCGAAGCGATCATCAGCAGGGAAAGGGTAGGCAGTTTTAAGGCCTGGCTCGAAGGGAGGGGGACGGTTTAG
- a CDS encoding (deoxy)nucleoside triphosphate pyrophosphohydrolase yields the protein MIAVTCAIIVDEEGRVLVAQRSAAMKLPLKMEFPGGKVEEGETPQAGLIREIREELGVDIAIIAEIPANEHHYPDFSIRLIPYTCRIISGEIFLKEHAAYFWQAPHNLTELDWAAADIPVVHNYLAHIGAKDN from the coding sequence ATGATCGCGGTAACCTGTGCAATTATAGTTGATGAAGAAGGCAGGGTATTGGTGGCGCAACGGAGCGCAGCCATGAAATTGCCTTTAAAAATGGAGTTTCCTGGTGGTAAAGTTGAGGAGGGTGAAACGCCCCAAGCCGGTTTAATCAGGGAAATCAGGGAGGAATTGGGGGTTGATATCGCAATTATAGCTGAAATACCAGCGAATGAGCATCACTATCCTGATTTTTCCATACGGTTGATCCCCTATACTTGTCGCATTATAAGCGGGGAAATTTTTTTAAAAGAGCATGCAGCTTATTTCTGGCAGGCCCCGCACAATTTGACGGAATTGGACTGGGCAGCTGCTGATATTCCGGTGGTGCACAATTATCTGGCTCATATAGGCGCTAAAGATAATTAG